In Flavobacterium sp. N3904, one DNA window encodes the following:
- a CDS encoding CusA/CzcA family heavy metal efflux RND transporter — MIQKIITFSVNNKLITGVLLAIFVMFGVYSFTQLSVDALPDVTNNQVQVITNAPNLATQEVEQFITYPLETEFKSLSDMVELRSTSRSGLSVITIVFKDNVPVNIARQRVDEKIKMAADNIPKQYGQPELLPPTTGLGEIFQYVLVPEKGYEEKYNLTELRTIQDWIVRRQLLGTIGVVDVSSFGGKLKQYEVSVKPERLAANNLTLIDVFDALQNNNENTGGSYIDKGPNIYFIRGEGIIQNIDDINNIVVKNNSGVPILIKDIAEVKFGFAPRYGAMTRNGKGETVGGVVLMQKGENAVKVIERVKERIQSIEKSLPKGVKIDVFVDRTKLIEKTISTVSTNLLEGALIVILVLVLFLGSLRAGLIVALVIPLAMLFAIIIMNLFGLSANLMSMGALDFGLIVDGAVIVVEATLHIFSKHYKNNMLSQNKMDHEVIKSSSKIMSSAIFGQIIILIVYIPLFVLSGVEGKMFMPMAQTVSFAIVGALLLSLTYVPWASSLFLSKKISNEPNFTDRFINKLNNWYQLVLVIALRRKFEVIGIAIFLFIASIFIFNSLGGEFIPELDEGDFAANYTIRQGSSLPQTIEVGTQLERLLKEFPEVKETVSKIGSSEIPTDPMPIESADLIMVLKDKKEWTTADNKEDLAEKMNEKLSQIPGCNLSFEQPIQMRFNELIAGVKSDIAIKIFGDDLNKLFSEANKTVPIISGIRGLTDIKVEQVTGMPQLVVKYNRNKIAQYGLNIAEVNRILNTAYAGGTTGVVYEGERKFDLVVRIPKDENTDIDALKSLLIPTPKGNQIPLNEVAEISFKTAPSQISREEAQRRIVIEANVRGRDVESVVLEIQKKLDAKLKLPEGYFIKYGGQFQNLQEAKGRLLLAVPVALLLIFFLLFLSFRSLKEATIIFSAIPLASIGGVFALWSRGMNFSISAGVGFIALFGVAVLNGIVLISYYNQLKEEGEDNLLQRIYKGSSARLRPILATATVASFGFLPMALSTSAGAEVQKPLATVVIGGLLTSTLLTLFVLPVLYYLMMSSKKIKVNPKIASIVVLLFSCYSFNANAQTFTLQNALDLATKNYSTIQQASLQTEQQQALTKTASILDPFNINSNLGQVNSKLFDYNVGVAQSFKLSNKADRNLLNQNVTVAKSFEAVTKNELIKNVSSAYFYWIYNVQQYNLLVEIDSIFADYEKYADKKFQVGESNKLEKINAALQHKDLKMQLAEVSSQVSFYLAELQKWTRNNLEYQAPVKYEALPEINLSDSTLVKNHPILQYLQQQIIAKELTINAEKAKANPSFNLGVNAQSLDRVTPFYYGSVGINIPLFRNGIEAKTQVAKLETEIAKKELEKSQQELITIYLQQYQFEKQYLEKLHYYKTEGIPMAEMIVNSAQRLYKSGDIGYIEYAQNLKDASKIKNDYLTAMNNYNQTIINIQYLLNK; from the coding sequence ATGATACAAAAAATTATTACATTTTCAGTAAACAACAAGTTGATTACAGGAGTTTTGCTAGCAATATTTGTGATGTTTGGCGTTTATTCATTCACACAATTAAGTGTTGATGCATTGCCGGATGTGACCAATAATCAAGTGCAGGTAATAACAAATGCACCAAACCTCGCTACTCAAGAAGTAGAGCAATTTATTACCTATCCATTAGAAACTGAATTTAAGTCATTGTCGGATATGGTTGAATTGCGCAGTACAAGCCGTTCAGGTTTATCTGTTATTACAATTGTTTTCAAAGACAATGTACCCGTTAATATAGCCCGCCAACGGGTTGATGAAAAAATAAAAATGGCAGCGGATAATATTCCGAAGCAATATGGGCAGCCAGAATTATTACCTCCAACTACAGGACTTGGAGAAATTTTTCAATATGTATTGGTTCCTGAAAAAGGTTATGAAGAAAAATATAATCTAACAGAATTAAGAACAATTCAAGATTGGATTGTAAGACGTCAATTACTAGGGACTATTGGAGTAGTAGATGTGAGCAGTTTTGGCGGAAAACTAAAACAGTATGAAGTTTCGGTAAAACCAGAACGATTGGCAGCCAACAATCTTACACTTATCGATGTTTTTGATGCTTTGCAAAATAACAATGAAAACACAGGTGGAAGCTATATTGACAAAGGTCCCAATATTTATTTTATTCGAGGTGAAGGAATAATCCAAAACATCGATGATATTAATAATATTGTTGTAAAAAACAATTCGGGTGTTCCTATTTTGATAAAAGACATTGCCGAAGTTAAATTTGGTTTTGCACCCCGTTACGGAGCAATGACCAGAAACGGAAAAGGAGAAACTGTTGGAGGAGTTGTTCTAATGCAAAAAGGGGAGAATGCAGTTAAAGTCATTGAGCGTGTAAAAGAAAGAATACAATCAATTGAAAAATCTTTGCCGAAAGGCGTAAAAATTGATGTTTTTGTTGATAGAACAAAACTCATCGAGAAAACGATTAGTACGGTTTCCACCAATTTATTGGAAGGTGCATTAATTGTGATATTGGTTTTAGTTTTGTTTTTAGGCAGTTTGCGAGCTGGTTTAATTGTTGCTTTGGTTATTCCTTTGGCAATGCTTTTTGCAATAATTATAATGAATCTCTTTGGATTGAGTGCCAATTTAATGAGTATGGGTGCTTTAGATTTTGGTTTAATAGTTGATGGAGCCGTAATTGTTGTCGAAGCTACTTTGCATATTTTTTCGAAACATTATAAGAATAATATGCTTTCTCAAAATAAAATGGATCACGAAGTAATAAAAAGTTCATCAAAAATAATGAGCTCTGCCATTTTTGGACAAATTATAATCCTGATTGTTTACATTCCATTATTTGTTTTAAGCGGTGTAGAGGGGAAAATGTTTATGCCAATGGCTCAAACGGTAAGTTTTGCTATAGTTGGTGCTTTACTGCTCTCACTCACATATGTACCTTGGGCAAGTAGTCTTTTTTTAAGTAAAAAGATTAGTAATGAACCCAATTTTACTGACAGATTTATCAATAAATTAAACAATTGGTATCAACTGGTTTTAGTTATTGCACTAAGACGAAAATTTGAAGTTATTGGTATTGCAATTTTTTTATTCATAGCCTCAATTTTTATTTTTAATTCATTGGGAGGAGAGTTTATTCCTGAATTAGACGAAGGCGATTTTGCTGCAAATTATACGATAAGGCAGGGTAGCAGTTTGCCTCAAACTATTGAAGTGGGAACCCAATTAGAAAGGCTTTTAAAAGAATTTCCTGAAGTAAAAGAAACTGTCAGCAAAATAGGTAGTAGCGAAATACCAACTGATCCCATGCCTATTGAAAGTGCCGATTTGATAATGGTTTTAAAAGATAAAAAAGAATGGACAACAGCCGATAATAAAGAAGATTTGGCCGAGAAAATGAATGAAAAATTAAGTCAGATTCCGGGCTGTAATTTATCTTTTGAACAACCCATCCAGATGCGTTTTAATGAACTGATTGCTGGCGTAAAATCAGATATTGCCATAAAAATATTTGGGGATGATTTGAATAAACTTTTTTCAGAAGCTAATAAAACGGTTCCAATTATCAGCGGAATTAGGGGTTTGACCGATATCAAAGTAGAGCAAGTTACAGGAATGCCACAATTGGTCGTAAAATACAACCGAAACAAAATCGCGCAATATGGTTTGAATATTGCCGAAGTCAACCGAATTCTGAACACAGCTTATGCAGGTGGTACAACGGGTGTTGTGTACGAAGGGGAACGTAAATTTGACTTGGTAGTTCGCATCCCTAAAGATGAAAATACCGACATTGATGCTTTAAAATCTTTATTGATTCCAACACCAAAAGGGAATCAAATTCCGTTGAATGAAGTGGCTGAAATCAGTTTTAAAACAGCACCATCACAAATAAGCCGTGAAGAAGCGCAACGAAGAATCGTTATTGAAGCCAATGTACGCGGTCGAGATGTAGAAAGTGTAGTGTTGGAAATACAAAAAAAACTAGATGCCAAGCTAAAATTGCCAGAAGGATATTTTATAAAATATGGAGGACAATTTCAAAATCTTCAAGAGGCCAAAGGGCGATTGCTATTGGCTGTTCCTGTAGCGCTTTTGCTTATTTTCTTTTTGCTCTTTTTGTCGTTCCGTTCTCTCAAAGAAGCTACTATAATTTTCTCTGCAATTCCTTTGGCTTCAATAGGTGGGGTATTTGCTTTGTGGAGCCGTGGGATGAATTTTAGTATTTCGGCGGGAGTTGGTTTTATAGCACTTTTTGGTGTTGCTGTTCTTAATGGAATTGTATTAATCAGTTATTACAATCAGTTAAAAGAAGAAGGAGAGGACAATTTATTGCAACGCATCTACAAAGGAAGTAGTGCACGTTTGCGTCCGATTTTGGCAACGGCAACTGTCGCGTCATTTGGCTTTCTACCAATGGCATTAAGCACAAGTGCGGGTGCCGAAGTGCAAAAACCTTTGGCAACTGTAGTGATTGGTGGTTTATTAACATCAACGTTACTGACTTTATTTGTTTTACCTGTTTTATATTATTTAATGATGTCATCAAAAAAAATAAAAGTAAATCCAAAAATTGCATCAATCGTTGTTCTGCTTTTTAGTTGTTATTCTTTTAATGCTAATGCGCAAACTTTTACTTTGCAAAATGCATTGGATCTGGCAACCAAAAATTATTCAACCATACAACAGGCTTCTTTACAAACAGAGCAACAACAGGCATTAACAAAAACGGCTTCGATTCTGGACCCATTTAATATTAATAGCAATTTAGGTCAAGTGAACAGTAAATTGTTTGACTATAACGTAGGAGTTGCACAAAGTTTTAAATTATCGAATAAAGCCGATCGAAACCTTCTGAATCAAAATGTAACTGTTGCCAAATCATTTGAAGCTGTTACTAAAAATGAATTGATTAAAAATGTTTCAAGTGCTTATTTCTATTGGATTTACAATGTTCAACAATATAATTTATTAGTCGAAATCGACTCTATTTTTGCAGATTATGAAAAATATGCCGACAAAAAATTTCAGGTTGGTGAAAGCAATAAACTCGAAAAAATAAATGCCGCATTGCAACATAAAGATTTAAAAATGCAATTGGCCGAGGTCAGCTCTCAAGTATCTTTTTATTTGGCAGAATTGCAAAAGTGGACCCGAAATAACCTTGAATATCAGGCGCCGGTTAAGTACGAAGCTTTGCCCGAAATCAATTTAAGTGATAGTACTTTAGTCAAAAATCATCCTATTTTACAGTATTTGCAACAGCAAATTATAGCCAAGGAATTAACTATAAATGCTGAAAAGGCAAAAGCAAATCCTTCTTTTAATTTGGGGGTCAATGCACAGAGCTTAGACAGGGTAACTCCCTTTTATTATGGAAGTGTAGGAATTAATATTCCATTATTCAGAAATGGAATTGAAGCAAAAACGCAAGTGGCAAAATTGGAAACCGAAATTGCTAAAAAGGAATTGGAGAAATCGCAACAGGAATTGATAACCATTTATTTGCAACAATATCAATTTGAAAAGCAGTATTTGGAAAAACTCCATTATTATAAAACCGAGGGAATTCCAATGGCAGAAATGATTGTTAATTCTGCACAGCGGCTCTATAAATCTGGAGATATTGGTTATATAGAATATGCCCAAAATCTGAAAGATGCCAGCAAAATCAAAAACGATTATCTGACTGCAATGAACAATTACAATCAGACGATAATCAACATTCAATATTTATTAAACAAATAA
- a CDS encoding DUF6660 family protein, which yields MFLVLSCLPCADMEGNDFSQTLVEKSSSEHYQDYDACSPFCICNCCSSHVFAFDNTICSLDFIFIKKTIENKIPEYKSIFASNFFGSIWQPPQIV from the coding sequence ATGTTTCTAGTACTTTCCTGTTTGCCATGTGCAGATATGGAAGGTAATGATTTTTCACAAACTCTCGTGGAAAAAAGTAGTTCAGAACATTATCAGGATTACGACGCTTGTTCTCCATTTTGTATATGCAATTGTTGCAGTTCTCATGTTTTTGCCTTCGATAATACTATTTGTAGTCTTGATTTTATTTTTATCAAAAAGACAATAGAAAATAAAATTCCTGAATACAAATCAATTTTTGCTTCCAATTTCTTCGGAAGTATTTGGCAACCGCCTCAAATAGTATAA
- a CDS encoding phosphatase PAP2 family protein: MSKIFFLFVFFFCFSILNAQNSDIDLLKKINLNRNTNLESTMVGISNSAMPVSIGTPIIIYAVGIIEKDSATKKKAIFIGETLAASAFISFALKNITKRDRPYETYPEIDNVTEESSYSFPSAHTSSAFATATSLSMAYPKWYVIAPSFLWAGAVGYSRMYLGVHYPTDVLAGAIVGSGSAFLCYKLNKWINKKRTPHQKKLWE; this comes from the coding sequence ATGTCAAAAATATTTTTCCTTTTTGTTTTCTTTTTTTGTTTTTCAATTTTAAATGCCCAAAATTCAGATATTGATCTTTTAAAAAAAATAAATCTAAATAGAAATACAAATCTCGAATCAACAATGGTTGGGATTAGTAATAGTGCCATGCCTGTTAGTATAGGGACACCTATTATTATTTATGCAGTTGGAATAATAGAAAAAGACAGCGCTACAAAGAAAAAAGCAATTTTTATAGGAGAAACATTGGCTGCTTCAGCATTTATTTCTTTCGCTTTAAAAAACATTACAAAAAGAGACAGACCTTACGAAACTTACCCGGAAATCGATAATGTTACCGAAGAGAGCAGTTATTCTTTTCCTTCAGCCCATACTTCATCTGCTTTTGCAACAGCGACATCATTGAGTATGGCGTATCCAAAATGGTATGTAATTGCTCCGTCTTTCTTGTGGGCAGGCGCGGTAGGATACTCCCGAATGTATCTTGGTGTACATTATCCGACAGATGTTTTAGCAGGTGCCATCGTAGGTAGTGGTTCTGCTTTTTTGTGTTATAAATTGAATAAGTGGATTAATAAAAAAAGAACTCCTCACCAGAAAAAGCTTTGGGAGTAA
- a CDS encoding ABC transporter ATPase, which produces MYVPFENLPEESRIWIYQSNRKFSDAEFSEIETDLQAFLNEWAAHGTSLESSYLMKYNRFIILAVNQDVQAATGCSIDSSVEFIQGLEKKYNVDLLDKMNVTFKLGEHIAHKTLIDFKKMVKDKAVTENTIVFNNLVNNIEEFNESWEVPAIDSWHSRFF; this is translated from the coding sequence ATGTACGTTCCTTTTGAAAATTTACCCGAAGAATCCAGAATTTGGATTTATCAATCGAATAGAAAATTTTCGGATGCCGAATTTTCTGAAATCGAAACTGATTTGCAAGCATTTCTTAACGAATGGGCTGCTCATGGGACTAGCTTGGAATCCTCCTATTTAATGAAATACAATCGGTTTATTATTCTGGCTGTAAATCAAGATGTTCAGGCAGCAACGGGTTGTTCTATCGATTCATCAGTTGAATTTATTCAAGGTTTGGAAAAAAAATACAATGTCGATTTATTGGATAAAATGAATGTTACCTTCAAATTAGGCGAACACATTGCACACAAAACATTGATTGATTTCAAGAAAATGGTTAAAGATAAAGCGGTTACGGAAAATACTATTGTCTTTAATAATTTGGTCAACAACATTGAAGAGTTTAATGAATCATGGGAAGTTCCCGCTATAGACAGTTGGCACAGCCGATTTTTTTAA
- a CDS encoding phosphatase PAP2 family protein, giving the protein MSFIKFIFIFWLLISSSLCAQTLDTIKSPDTLSVTKKVQELKFNPKQLIIPGALIGFGLIGINSDQIKDFNSEISEEVVEHIDKQITIDDFTQYVPAVSVYALGAFGVKGKNNFKDKSIILATSFLIMTVTVTGLKSITKVERPDGTSNNSFPSGHTATAFMGAEFLYQEYKDVSIWYGVSGYAIATFTGAFRMYNNRHWLTDVAAGAGIGILSAKAGYWLFPTVNKLFASKSNPNRKSAFIPYYDGKQVGFGYVSSF; this is encoded by the coding sequence ATGTCTTTTATAAAATTTATTTTTATCTTTTGGTTACTTATAAGTAGTTCCCTTTGTGCTCAAACATTAGATACAATTAAATCGCCAGATACATTAAGTGTTACAAAAAAAGTACAAGAATTAAAGTTTAATCCCAAACAGTTAATTATTCCTGGTGCTCTAATAGGATTTGGTTTGATTGGTATTAATAGCGATCAAATTAAAGATTTTAATTCAGAAATCAGTGAAGAAGTGGTTGAACACATCGATAAGCAAATAACAATTGATGATTTTACACAATATGTTCCTGCTGTTTCGGTTTATGCTTTGGGAGCTTTTGGTGTAAAAGGGAAAAACAATTTTAAAGATAAATCTATCATTCTTGCTACTTCCTTTTTGATTATGACTGTAACCGTCACTGGTTTAAAGTCTATAACAAAAGTAGAAAGACCAGATGGAACAAGTAATAATTCTTTTCCTTCAGGTCATACAGCTACGGCTTTTATGGGAGCAGAGTTTTTGTATCAAGAATACAAAGATGTTTCTATTTGGTACGGAGTTTCAGGATATGCAATAGCAACTTTTACCGGAGCATTTAGAATGTATAATAACCGCCATTGGCTTACAGATGTTGCTGCAGGAGCTGGAATAGGTATATTAAGTGCAAAAGCTGGATATTGGTTGTTTCCAACTGTGAATAAATTATTTGCATCAAAAAGTAATCCAAACCGAAAATCTGCGTTTATTCCTTATTACGATGGAAAACAAGTAGGATTTGGTTATGTTTCGTCTTTTTAA
- a CDS encoding (Fe-S)-binding protein, translating into MSENLIVPTMAEMLAQGKQPEVLFWVGCAGSFDDRAKKITKAFVRILNRANVSFAVLGTEESCTGDPAKRAGNEFLFQMQAMMNIEVLNAYEAKKIVTACPHCFNTLKNEYPELGGHYEVVHHTEFLKSLLDSGRLTIEGGQFKGKRITFHDPCYLGRANNVYEAPRDLIQKLDVELLEMKRSKANGLCCGAGGAQMFKDAEPGIKEINVERTEDALDTKPDIIAAGCPFCNTMLTDGVKNKEREGDIKVMDIAELIANAQDL; encoded by the coding sequence ATGTCAGAAAATTTAATTGTGCCAACAATGGCCGAAATGCTAGCTCAAGGAAAACAACCAGAAGTTTTATTTTGGGTAGGTTGTGCAGGAAGTTTTGATGATAGAGCAAAAAAAATCACTAAAGCATTTGTGCGAATATTGAACCGAGCGAATGTTTCTTTTGCAGTTCTCGGCACAGAAGAAAGTTGTACTGGAGATCCAGCAAAAAGAGCCGGAAATGAATTTTTGTTTCAAATGCAGGCCATGATGAATATTGAAGTGCTGAATGCATATGAAGCAAAAAAAATAGTTACTGCTTGCCCACATTGTTTTAATACTTTAAAAAATGAATACCCAGAATTGGGAGGGCATTATGAAGTAGTACATCATACAGAATTCCTTAAATCATTGTTAGATTCAGGACGTCTGACTATCGAAGGTGGTCAATTCAAAGGGAAACGTATAACTTTTCATGATCCATGTTATTTGGGCAGAGCCAACAATGTATATGAAGCACCAAGAGACTTAATCCAGAAATTGGATGTTGAATTACTTGAAATGAAACGTTCTAAAGCCAATGGTCTATGTTGTGGAGCAGGAGGTGCTCAAATGTTTAAAGATGCAGAACCAGGTATTAAAGAAATTAATGTTGAAAGAACAGAAGATGCTCTTGATACAAAACCTGATATTATTGCAGCAGGTTGTCCATTTTGTAATACCATGTTAACAGATGGTGTTAAAAATAAAGAAAGAGAAGGAGATATCAAAGTAATGGATATAGCCGAATTGATTGCAAATGCCCAAGATTTATAG
- a CDS encoding (Fe-S)-binding protein produces MGYLSNVLFAIVLIIGFGYFYSNVKKIIRNINLGVAVNRKDNAKARWRNMAMIALGQSKMVKRPVAGILHIIVYVGFVIINIELLEIIIDGLFGTHRIFAPLGIVYDVLIGSFEILAFLVLIAVFTFWIRRNIIKLKRFISSDLDGSPKNDANYILYFEVVLMTLFLLMNATDLHLQNVPGGFSHFIKAGSFPVSQFIAPVFNGMSNELVMLLNEGFWWLHIVGILIFMNYLYFSKHLHILLAFPNTYFANLTPQGQFDNLASVTAEVKLMMDPNADPFAAAPVSEDAVPSKFGASDIQDLNWVQLLNAYTCTECGRCTSSCPASQTGKKLSPRKIMMDTRDRLEEVGKNIDANKGVFVPDNKSLLNDYITPEELWACTSCNACVEECPVNISPLSIIMDMRRYLVMEQSAAPMSLNAMMTNIENNGAPWQYSQQDRLNWKND; encoded by the coding sequence ATGGGTTATCTAAGTAATGTGTTATTTGCCATAGTATTGATTATTGGTTTCGGATATTTTTATTCGAATGTAAAAAAAATTATCCGCAATATTAATTTAGGTGTGGCAGTAAATCGTAAAGATAATGCAAAAGCACGTTGGAGAAATATGGCAATGATTGCTCTTGGACAATCCAAAATGGTAAAAAGGCCTGTTGCTGGTATACTGCATATTATAGTTTATGTTGGGTTTGTAATTATTAATATCGAATTATTAGAAATTATTATTGATGGGTTATTTGGTACTCATAGAATTTTCGCACCTCTTGGAATTGTTTACGATGTTTTAATAGGATCTTTCGAAATTCTAGCTTTTCTTGTTCTAATTGCAGTTTTTACATTTTGGATTAGAAGAAATATCATTAAACTAAAACGATTCATAAGTTCTGACTTGGATGGAAGCCCAAAAAACGATGCTAATTATATCTTGTACTTTGAAGTTGTTTTGATGACTTTGTTTTTATTAATGAATGCTACCGATTTGCATTTGCAAAATGTTCCAGGCGGATTTTCTCATTTTATAAAAGCGGGATCTTTTCCAGTTAGCCAATTTATTGCTCCGGTTTTCAACGGAATGTCAAATGAGTTAGTTATGCTTCTTAATGAGGGATTCTGGTGGTTGCACATTGTTGGAATTTTGATTTTTATGAATTATTTGTATTTTTCGAAGCACTTGCATATTTTATTGGCTTTCCCAAATACTTATTTTGCTAATCTTACTCCACAAGGGCAATTTGATAATTTAGCTTCAGTTACAGCCGAAGTAAAATTGATGATGGATCCAAACGCAGACCCTTTTGCGGCGGCGCCAGTTTCAGAAGATGCAGTTCCTAGTAAATTTGGAGCTAGTGATATTCAAGATTTAAATTGGGTTCAATTGTTGAATGCATATACCTGTACCGAATGTGGTCGTTGTACTTCTTCTTGTCCAGCAAGTCAAACCGGAAAAAAATTGTCTCCTCGTAAAATTATGATGGATACTAGAGATCGTCTTGAAGAAGTTGGGAAAAATATTGATGCCAACAAAGGTGTTTTTGTACCGGACAACAAATCTTTATTAAACGATTATATTACTCCCGAAGAGTTGTGGGCATGCACGTCATGTAACGCTTGTGTAGAGGAATGTCCTGTAAATATTAGCCCGCTTTCAATCATTATGGATATGAGACGTTATTTGGTAATGGAACAAAGTGCTGCTCCAATGTCTCTAAATGCGATGATGACTAATATTGAAAATAATGGAGCTCCTTGGCAATACAGTCAACAAGACCGATTGAACTGGAAAAACGACTAA
- a CDS encoding MlaD family protein, translating into MKITREIKTAILVITSILLFIWGYSFLKGKDLFNSYKTFYVEYANVEGLAPSAPITINGLVIGKVKTITIKENGSLLVELQLNTDFPISKTSTAVIYEASLIGGKQVAIHPNYNDKVLAENNSYLVGTIQPSLTDSLGDKLSPVMVKVEKLMTSADQLISGLNTVLDAKGQADLKKTLAELSETMEQFHKVSLNANAILDENKGQLKGVVSNFNKVSSDFSKISDSLNKADLGKTVRNLNATLSKVDGLMKGLDSGKGTMGKLIKDDALYNNLEKTSKELELLLQDVRLNPTRYVNVSVFGKKNKPYVAPKDSITK; encoded by the coding sequence TTGAAAATTACAAGAGAAATAAAAACTGCTATTTTAGTTATTACATCCATTTTATTGTTCATTTGGGGATATAGTTTTTTAAAAGGCAAAGACCTTTTTAACAGTTATAAAACATTTTATGTTGAATATGCCAATGTTGAGGGGCTAGCGCCATCAGCTCCAATTACTATCAATGGGTTGGTTATAGGGAAAGTTAAAACTATTACTATTAAAGAGAATGGAAGTTTATTGGTTGAATTACAATTGAATACTGATTTTCCAATTTCCAAAACCAGTACAGCAGTAATTTATGAAGCTAGTTTAATTGGAGGAAAACAAGTTGCAATTCATCCTAATTATAATGATAAGGTCTTGGCTGAAAACAATAGTTATTTAGTGGGGACAATCCAACCAAGTTTGACAGATTCATTAGGTGATAAATTATCTCCGGTGATGGTTAAAGTTGAAAAGCTAATGACAAGTGCCGATCAATTAATTTCTGGGTTGAATACAGTTTTAGACGCAAAAGGTCAAGCCGATTTAAAAAAGACTCTTGCTGAATTAAGTGAAACTATGGAGCAATTTCATAAAGTTTCTTTGAACGCAAATGCTATTTTGGACGAAAATAAAGGACAATTAAAAGGAGTTGTATCCAATTTTAATAAAGTCTCAAGTGATTTTTCTAAAATTTCAGATTCTTTGAATAAAGCAGATTTGGGAAAAACAGTTCGAAATTTGAATGCTACATTAAGCAAAGTCGATGGTTTAATGAAAGGACTTGATTCTGGAAAAGGAACCATGGGCAAATTAATCAAAGACGACGCCCTTTATAATAACTTAGAAAAAACGTCTAAAGAATTGGAATTACTTCTACAAGATGTGAGATTAAATCCTACGCGTTATGTAAATGTGTCTGTTTTTGGAAAGAAAAACAAACCTTATGTTGCTCCAAAAGATTCTATAACAAAATAA
- a CDS encoding N-acetylmuramoyl-L-alanine amidase family protein, whose amino-acid sequence MSNKFKVSLSILLALLSFETYSQSNYFRVALDAGHGDHDFGAVYSGRIEKNIALAIVLKVGKILESYPKIDVIYTRKTDVFVDLVERANIANRADATIFVSIHCNANRNLAADGTETYVMGMTKVASNLEAAKKENSVITLEKDYKQKYEGFDPNSPETMIGMTLMQEEYLENSISLASKVEDAFALLGKKIRQGGVKQAPYMVLHKAYMPRVLIETGFVSNTVEGEVLNSEQGQNDIARAIADAIISYKNEYFGDGGAETFGEKPSQILKENPIKSSDTQEIDKTIIKKDTLGAIYKVQLSASKKNIALDSKNFKGLKNVSKVYEDKIYKYLYGETTDYSEAKNHLNDAKSKGYDSAFLIAFKNGKKISMQEAIK is encoded by the coding sequence ATGTCAAATAAATTTAAAGTTTCATTATCTATATTGCTAGCATTATTGTCTTTTGAAACCTACAGTCAATCTAATTATTTTAGAGTAGCCTTAGATGCAGGACATGGAGATCATGATTTTGGTGCCGTATATAGCGGTCGTATCGAAAAAAACATTGCTTTGGCCATAGTTTTAAAAGTGGGCAAAATTCTGGAATCCTATCCCAAAATCGATGTGATTTATACCCGAAAAACAGATGTATTCGTTGATTTGGTTGAGCGGGCAAATATTGCAAACAGAGCTGATGCAACAATTTTTGTTTCTATACATTGTAATGCCAATAGAAACTTAGCTGCTGATGGTACAGAAACTTATGTAATGGGTATGACCAAAGTAGCTTCCAATCTTGAAGCAGCAAAGAAAGAGAACTCTGTTATCACTTTAGAGAAAGATTATAAACAGAAATACGAAGGTTTTGATCCAAATTCACCTGAAACCATGATTGGAATGACCTTGATGCAAGAAGAATATTTGGAAAACAGTATTTCATTGGCAAGCAAGGTAGAAGACGCTTTTGCTTTATTAGGGAAAAAAATAAGACAGGGAGGTGTAAAACAAGCTCCTTATATGGTATTACATAAAGCCTATATGCCTAGAGTTTTGATAGAAACTGGTTTTGTTTCAAATACTGTTGAAGGTGAAGTTTTAAATTCTGAACAAGGACAAAATGATATTGCCAGAGCGATTGCTGATGCCATTATAAGTTATAAAAATGAATATTTTGGTGATGGAGGAGCAGAAACATTTGGCGAAAAACCTTCGCAAATTCTTAAAGAGAATCCAATAAAAAGTTCTGATACACAAGAAATTGATAAGACTATAATTAAAAAAGATACTTTAGGGGCAATCTATAAAGTTCAACTGTCAGCAAGTAAAAAAAATATAGCATTAGATTCTAAAAATTTTAAAGGGTTGAAAAATGTTTCTAAAGTTTATGAAGATAAAATTTATAAATATCTATATGGTGAAACAACTGATTATAGTGAAGCAAAAAATCATTTGAATGACGCCAAGTCTAAAGGCTATGATTCAGCTTTCTTAATTGCTTTCAAAAACGGAAAGAAAATAAGCATGCAAGAAGCAATTAAATAA